The Candidatus Nezhaarchaeota archaeon genomic interval TTAGGAGGCCATAACCTGTTGCTGATCAAACTCCTTGCTTATGATAGCATGGGAGTAAGATCGATGGCAACTCTCATCACCACCAAGGATATAAGGTTAATGATAGATCCAGGAGTGGCTCTAGCACCTTATCGATACGGACTTCCACCGCATCCAATAGAGATCAAGAGGTTGAATGAAATGTGGAGCTTGATCGCCGACAACCTCATCGATTGTTCCCACGTCATAATAACCCATTATCACTACGATCATCATGAGCCCGATGTGCCCGAACTTCTGGCTGAGAAAAACCTATACGTTAAACATCCGACACAAAACATTAACTTCAGCCAAAGACGAAGGGCCTTCACCTTCTTATCAAGGATAAGTGGAGCTGGAGGAACTTATGAGTATGCTGATGGGAGGGAGATAAAGATAGGCTCAACGACTATAAGGATTTCAGAGCCCATACCGCATGGCACGAACACGAAGCTAGGTTTTGTGGTTATGGTGTCTGTATGTGATAATGAACAGAAGCTTCTCTTTACATCAGATGTCGAGGGCTTATCATTGGAGAGCCAGCTTAACGTCGTGTTACGAGAGAAACCTGACATCTTAATAGTTGATGGTCCTATGACTTATATGCTTGGCTACAAATTCTCTCAGATGGACCTAGAGAAATCCATAGGCAATTTAATCAAAGTTATGCGTGAAACTCCAGTTAAACTTGTTGTCTTGGAACACCACCTGATGAGGGACATCGATTATAAGCAGAAGATAGAGCCTATATTTAAAGAAGCTGAGGAGAGGAACATCAAGATTCTATGTGCAGCTGAATTTGAGGGGAAGCCCATAGAAATGCTTGAAGCTAAAAGAAAGGAACTCTATGCCATAGAAGGGCAAGAAATCAGCTAAATTAAGCACGAAGCTCTAAACATCTCTAGGGTTATCTTTCTAAGCCATGTAGCTTGAGTTGATGATATAAATAAAAGCTTACCTCCTAGGTCGACGACATAGTCGTCGTTCTTAGGCGGCTTAAGTTCTATGGGTACTATCACGGTGCCATAGCAATCAGTGCTAACTCGATATTCACAGGGCTGCTTCTTTAAGATCTCCACGACCTCATCATCTATGTCTATTACCATCCTCTTTCCATCAGCCCTTCTTGCCTCAACCTTCATAAAGCATCCGAGAAATCAACTCAAGAATTCAAATTTTAACTTTAATGCTACAGACTACTTGAAGCAAATGGTTAAGCTGATATGGGTATTATCTCCCATCTTCACTGCATCTTGAAGAAATAATGTGGAGTTAGTTCGTCTTTAGCTTCTCGTAACGAAAGGCAGGATGCTAACATTAAGGTCCTCATAAACACACCTGCTAAGCTTTCGTAAATGATGACCTCAACACTTCATGCTAAGTCTTAGCAGCGTAGAAACCATCAACTTTTACGAGTTTCTCTCTAATAACCATCTCTTCAAGAATCTCGTTAAATAGTTCAAGTTGAAACTTCACTCCATACCACTCTTCGAACTTCTCTGATACAGCTTTGGCTGTCCACCTCTCTTCAGGCTTATCTTTCACTATTCTCATGGTCAGGTTAACCATGTCCTCTGTGAAGTTCCAGGGGTACATGTACCACGTCCACTCCTTAACTTCATCCACGTAGTAGTCTGGAACTATCATTGATGTAGCCGGTATTAGCTGCATTGTCGCAGTCTTCAGCTCTTTAGGCTTACAGACATCTAAGATGTACCTCTTGGCCACTATGATGCTTTTACCTGTATCAGCTATGTCATCGACTATGAGCACATTCTTACCGCTGAGGTCGTAATTGAATGGATACTTTATCGTTGCCTCCTCTTTATGTTTTCCAGTTTCAATCCAATGCTCAATCTTTATGCTAAGTAAGTCGATGACGTTAAGGTAGTCACACAAAAGTCTAGCTGGTGTGAACCCTCCCCTGGCTATGGCAACTATGACGTCAGGCTTGAAGCCGGAAGCTCTAATCCTTCTTGCTAGCTCCTTACACCACTTAACAACTTCGTCCCAGCTAACAACTTTAACGTTCATCTTTTTAGACATCGTTAGCACCCCAAATTACTTCCCCGCGCTACAGTTTATATTTTAAGAAAACGGCGTAACTGTTTTTAATGTAATCTCTGCTAGTGTTGTCTTGGAGTCTCCATGCAGGTCGAGAGAGCTGAAATAGGCATTATAGGCGGCTCAGGTCTCTACGATCCTTCAATGTTTGGCACACCGCAGGAGATTAAGGTCTACACGCCTTATGGCCCAACATCGGACTCCATCTTTCTCAGTGAGTATAAAGGGAGGAAGATAGCTTTCATCCCGAGACATGGCAGAGGTCACAAAATACCTCCACATAAAGTCAATTATAGAGCAAACATATGGGGACTAAAGGAGCTAGGCGTTAAGAGAGTTATAGCGGTCTCAGCTGTTGGTAGCTTAAGGGAGGATTATGCACCTGGTGACATAGTTCTGATAGATCAGTTCATAGACTTCACAAAAAGAAGGGACTATACCTTCTATGATGGTGGCCTAGTCTGTCACGTATCGCTTGCCGACCCCTTCTGTCCTCAGCTTAGGGAAATAGCTATTGAAAACCTTAAACAGCTAAGCATGAAGTTCCACGATAGGGGGACATATATATGCATAGAAGGCCCTCGATTTTCGACAAGAGCTGAATCGAGGTTATTTAAGAGTTGGGGTGCGGACGTCATAGGGATGACATTAGTACCTGAAGTGAACCTCGCAAGAGAAGCGGAACTTTGCTATATGACCATAGCCCTAGTAACCGACTACGACGTATGGGCTCCTAAGCATGTAACAGCGGAAGAGGTTGCTCGAGTAATGTCTGAGAACGTGGATAAGGCCAAGAAGTTGCTTGCTGAGATCATACCACGAATCCCACATGAGAGGACGTGTAAGTGTGGCGAAGCACTTAAGGAGGCATTGGTGTAATGGACTATAAAGTGAAGGACGTAACCCTTGCTAGCAAAGGGGGAAACTTGGTAAGATGGGCTAGGGATCACATGCCAGTTCTCGCTGAAGTAAGGAAGCGATTCTCTCAAGAGAAGCCGCT includes:
- a CDS encoding phosphoribosyltransferase, translated to MSKKMNVKVVSWDEVVKWCKELARRIRASGFKPDVIVAIARGGFTPARLLCDYLNVIDLLSIKIEHWIETGKHKEEATIKYPFNYDLSGKNVLIVDDIADTGKSIIVAKRYILDVCKPKELKTATMQLIPATSMIVPDYYVDEVKEWTWYMYPWNFTEDMVNLTMRIVKDKPEERWTAKAVSEKFEEWYGVKFQLELFNEILEEMVIREKLVKVDGFYAAKT
- a CDS encoding S-methyl-5'-thioadenosine phosphorylase, which codes for MQVERAEIGIIGGSGLYDPSMFGTPQEIKVYTPYGPTSDSIFLSEYKGRKIAFIPRHGRGHKIPPHKVNYRANIWGLKELGVKRVIAVSAVGSLREDYAPGDIVLIDQFIDFTKRRDYTFYDGGLVCHVSLADPFCPQLREIAIENLKQLSMKFHDRGTYICIEGPRFSTRAESRLFKSWGADVIGMTLVPEVNLAREAELCYMTIALVTDYDVWAPKHVTAEEVARVMSENVDKAKKLLAEIIPRIPHERTCKCGEALKEALV